The following are from one region of the Coffea eugenioides isolate CCC68of chromosome 2, Ceug_1.0, whole genome shotgun sequence genome:
- the LOC113759613 gene encoding uncharacterized protein LOC113759613 — translation MDNVVKMLNSEQVQYLNNYNRPLQNNPYSNTYNPGWRNHPNFGWKDQGNQQRSMNPPDFQSKQPLPESKLAWELAIEKLANVSNDKIEKLASATTQREHVKAIILRSGKKVGDPPVIESVREHESRENKQSSELDKVEENKPQIIETTQIPPPVPFPQKLKPSRSNKDFEMFVNIFKQLHINIPFVDAILQIPSYAKFLEKIMTKKRKLEDSETIALTEECSAIIQNKLPPKLKDPGSFTVSCTIGNIEFSKALCDLGASVSLIPLTVARQSGLKELKRTNISLQLTDRSIRHPMGILENMLIKV, via the exons ATGGATAATGTGGTTAAGATGCTTAACAG CGAACAGGTTCAATATCTCAACAATTACAACCGTCCACTCCAAAACAATCCATACTCCAATACCTATAATCCAGGGTGGCgtaatcatccaaactttggatggaaggATCAAGGAAACCAACAAAGATCAATGAATCCACCGGATTTTCAATCGAAACAACCACTTCCGGAGTCTAAACTAGCTTGGGAATTGGCAATTGAGAAACTAGCAAATgtatcaaatgataaaattgaaaaactagCTAGTGCCACTACTCAAAG GGAGCATGTGAAGGCCATAATCCTCCGTAGTGGTAAGAAAGTGGGTGATCCTCCTGTGATTGAAAGTGTGAGAGAACATGAAAGTAGAGAAAACAAACAGTCGAGTGAGTTAGACAAGGTGGAAGAAAACAAGCCACAGATTATAGAGACAACACAAATTCCTCCACCGGTGCCATTTCCACAAAAATTGAAGCCTTCGAGAAGTAACAAAGACTTTGAGATGTTTGTCAACATTTTCAAACAATTACATATTAATATTCCTTTTGTTGATGCTATTTTACAGATTCCTTCGTATGCAAAATTTCTCGAGAAGATAAtgactaagaaaaggaaattagAAGATAGCGAGACTATTGCATTAACGGAGGAATGTAGTGCCATCATACAAAACAAATTACCACCAAAGTTGAAAGATCCAGGGAGTTTCACAGTTTCTTGCACTATTGGTAATATAGAATTCTCTAAAGCACTATGTGACCTGGGTGCTAGTGTTTCATTGATTCCTTTAACTGTAGCTAGGCAATCAGGGTTGAAAGAGTTAAAGCGTACTAACATTTCTTTGCAATTGACTGATAGGTCTATTAGACATCCAATGGGTATATTGGAGAATATGCTTATTAAAGTGTAG